The following are encoded together in the Bradymonas sediminis genome:
- a CDS encoding tetratricopeptide repeat protein: protein MNPIKTGKRVLSLLCVMSLSGMAVTASAQDITSGAKKDRVSADAKADAVKRAGDLSKRLDQDKTVEDSGPKGPEASLKEFQDEQQKMTPEQIEELKRQISAKNKQMIAKLDRIIAGDPYNEQKPEWMFQKAELMWEVQHTEYLRARAEYNQCLGAEDQGTADSCKEPAPEYAEPQAIYKEILTQYPAYDRLDQVIYRLGDGLIEDGKGAQAVSYLQRLVKNYPNSKFLPDAHLALAEFFFKQELLGAARDNYEAVLKFESNPNYDFALYKLGWVFYNQGEYRKSVDTFKAVVERTDEKLGFQKQAINDLVVAYAEIDDGWMEVRDYLTKRVDIDFAYQKLGQMAGLYEGQGKSDKAVAIYEYFIAERPDHQRIPTWMESIIVAKKTINDFDDLEKTMNTYVAYLDRDGTWAQKNKGNEGPLNNADMLSQASLAFLANTYHVRAQKGDIQPDYVKAVDYYKEFIRRFPEAPASFDMNFFVADIYLVQLKEFENAATYYQKVVDLYKSDNVPEGAKKEDVDEIVQESAFGVVSSYDALVKSNHPDSILVQMAEYQKKYGNKEVKRDKVESGTQSKPNPKVDLLKYEEGFVVASDQFSEMYPNEDVTPTVDYVSAEVYKARGHYDRAIPRYESIIENAPKHRYAGYAGGSLLVSNYVLKNWDEVEKWARYMMDNKIFQVTPKEDLVQAIALAINERATELKEAKEFDKATAELLRLAEEFPKSDLAPGALFNAGAIYESGDDLNNAVAAYERVVNDYPSSRQAPEALFVMGAIFEARADFEKAADYFAQMGSNTEYVNEDGDKIEYKNHPQASEAVYNAAVLDAAMEKWGKSIETFEKYIALYGQDEKEAEQVKSVRLRLGYLEMERKEPKAALKRFQDYRKLKDITPAETVQVDTELGLLTEEIKGRNWEKISNDYFTAALNTWKTLEKEDQLKMRYFAANARFQQAERIYNQFTEVKLSFPMKTLIAGMKKKGALEQEAEGIYLEVLEFGSPQWIAASGYRVGQMYRDFAKNLSDLPIPEGLSEEQAMDYQWTLDEQIMPLQDKALAAFQSAQRRVIENQAYNEWSRLSSEQISAMESETYPITEQDGVKVEHARINFFVPKPMTDMDAIAKAVAEREAAKVPPTPEVAPDATGTPAGEAGPQASK, encoded by the coding sequence ATGAATCCTATAAAAACCGGCAAGCGTGTTCTCTCCCTCCTGTGCGTGATGTCACTGTCGGGAATGGCGGTCACCGCCTCGGCCCAGGATATCACCAGCGGCGCCAAAAAGGACCGCGTCTCCGCGGATGCTAAGGCCGACGCCGTCAAGCGTGCCGGTGACCTCTCCAAGCGCCTCGACCAGGATAAAACCGTCGAGGATAGCGGCCCCAAAGGCCCCGAAGCCAGCCTGAAAGAGTTTCAGGATGAGCAGCAGAAGATGACCCCCGAGCAGATCGAAGAGCTTAAGCGCCAGATCAGCGCCAAGAATAAGCAAATGATCGCCAAGCTCGACCGGATCATCGCGGGCGACCCCTATAACGAGCAAAAGCCCGAGTGGATGTTCCAGAAGGCCGAGCTGATGTGGGAAGTCCAGCACACCGAATACCTGCGCGCGCGCGCCGAGTATAACCAATGCCTGGGCGCCGAGGACCAGGGCACCGCAGACTCCTGCAAAGAACCCGCCCCGGAGTACGCCGAGCCGCAGGCCATCTATAAAGAAATTCTGACCCAATATCCCGCCTACGACCGCCTCGACCAGGTCATCTACCGCCTCGGCGACGGACTTATCGAGGACGGCAAGGGCGCGCAGGCCGTCAGCTACCTGCAGCGACTGGTCAAAAATTACCCGAACTCCAAATTCCTGCCGGACGCGCACCTCGCGCTCGCCGAGTTCTTCTTCAAGCAGGAGTTGCTGGGCGCCGCGCGCGATAATTACGAGGCGGTCCTGAAGTTCGAGAGTAACCCGAACTACGACTTCGCCCTCTATAAGCTCGGCTGGGTTTTCTATAACCAGGGCGAGTACCGCAAGAGCGTCGACACCTTCAAGGCGGTCGTCGAGCGTACCGATGAGAAGCTTGGCTTCCAGAAGCAGGCGATCAACGACCTGGTCGTCGCCTATGCCGAGATTGACGACGGTTGGATGGAAGTCCGTGACTACCTGACCAAGCGCGTCGACATCGACTTCGCCTACCAGAAGCTCGGCCAGATGGCCGGCCTCTACGAGGGCCAGGGTAAATCCGACAAGGCCGTCGCGATCTACGAGTACTTCATCGCCGAGCGTCCGGATCACCAGCGTATCCCGACCTGGATGGAGTCGATCATCGTCGCCAAGAAGACGATCAACGACTTCGATGATCTCGAAAAGACGATGAACACCTATGTCGCCTATCTGGACCGGGATGGTACCTGGGCGCAGAAGAATAAAGGCAACGAAGGCCCGCTGAATAACGCCGATATGCTCTCGCAGGCGTCGCTGGCGTTCCTCGCCAACACCTACCACGTCCGCGCGCAGAAGGGTGATATCCAGCCCGATTACGTCAAAGCGGTCGACTATTATAAAGAGTTCATCCGCCGCTTCCCCGAAGCGCCGGCGTCCTTCGACATGAACTTCTTCGTGGCTGATATCTACCTGGTTCAGCTCAAGGAATTCGAGAACGCCGCGACCTATTATCAGAAGGTCGTCGACCTCTATAAGTCAGACAATGTTCCGGAAGGCGCTAAGAAAGAAGACGTCGACGAGATCGTGCAGGAGTCGGCCTTTGGTGTCGTGAGCTCCTATGACGCTCTGGTTAAGTCGAACCACCCGGACAGCATCCTGGTCCAGATGGCCGAGTACCAGAAGAAGTACGGCAACAAAGAGGTCAAGCGCGATAAGGTGGAGTCCGGCACCCAGTCCAAGCCCAACCCCAAGGTCGACCTGCTCAAATATGAGGAGGGCTTCGTTGTGGCGTCGGACCAGTTCTCCGAGATGTACCCGAACGAGGACGTCACCCCGACGGTCGACTACGTCTCCGCCGAGGTCTACAAGGCCCGTGGGCACTACGACCGCGCGATTCCGCGCTACGAGAGCATCATCGAAAACGCGCCGAAGCACCGCTACGCCGGCTACGCCGGTGGCAGCCTGCTCGTGTCGAATTACGTCCTCAAGAATTGGGACGAAGTCGAGAAGTGGGCGCGCTATATGATGGACAATAAGATCTTCCAGGTCACCCCGAAAGAAGACCTCGTGCAGGCCATCGCGCTTGCCATCAACGAGCGCGCGACCGAGCTCAAGGAAGCCAAAGAATTCGACAAGGCGACCGCCGAGCTGCTGCGTCTGGCCGAGGAATTCCCGAAATCCGACCTCGCCCCGGGCGCGTTGTTCAACGCCGGTGCGATCTACGAGTCGGGTGACGACCTCAACAACGCCGTCGCCGCCTACGAGCGCGTCGTCAACGATTATCCGTCCAGCCGTCAGGCCCCCGAGGCGCTCTTCGTTATGGGCGCCATCTTCGAGGCCCGCGCGGACTTCGAGAAGGCCGCCGACTATTTCGCGCAGATGGGCTCGAATACCGAGTACGTCAACGAAGACGGCGACAAGATCGAGTATAAGAACCACCCGCAGGCCTCCGAGGCGGTCTATAACGCCGCGGTGCTCGACGCTGCCATGGAGAAATGGGGCAAGTCGATCGAGACCTTTGAGAAATATATTGCCCTCTACGGCCAGGACGAGAAGGAGGCCGAGCAGGTCAAGTCGGTTCGCCTGCGCCTCGGGTATCTTGAGATGGAGCGTAAGGAGCCGAAGGCCGCGCTCAAGCGCTTCCAGGACTATCGCAAGCTCAAGGATATCACCCCGGCAGAGACCGTGCAGGTCGACACCGAGTTGGGCCTGCTGACCGAAGAGATCAAGGGCCGCAATTGGGAGAAGATCTCGAACGACTACTTCACCGCAGCGCTCAACACCTGGAAGACGCTCGAGAAAGAAGACCAGCTTAAGATGCGTTATTTTGCCGCGAATGCCCGCTTCCAGCAGGCCGAGCGCATCTATAACCAGTTCACCGAAGTGAAGCTGTCCTTCCCCATGAAGACGCTCATCGCCGGCATGAAGAAGAAGGGCGCCCTGGAGCAAGAGGCTGAGGGTATCTATCTGGAGGTCCTTGAGTTCGGCAGTCCTCAGTGGATCGCGGCCAGTGGTTATCGGGTCGGTCAGATGTACCGGGACTTCGCCAAGAACCTGAGCGACCTGCCGATCCCCGAGGGGCTCAGCGAAGAGCAGGCGATGGATTATCAGTGGACCCTCGACGAGCAAATCATGCCGCTGCAGGATAAGGCGCTGGCCGCCTTCCAGAGCGCGCAGAGGCGCGTCATCGAGAACCAGGCTTATAACGAGTGGTCGCGTCTTTCCTCCGAGCAGATCAGCGCGATGGAGAGCGAGACCTACCCGATCACCGAGCAAGACGGCGTCAAAGTCGAGCACGCACGGATCAACTTCTTCGTGCCCAAGCCGATGACCGATATGGACGCCATCGCCAAGGCTGTGGCCGAGCGCGAGGCTGCCAAGGTGCCGCCGACGCCCGAAGTCGCTCCGGACGCCACCGGTACGCCGGCTGGTGAGGCAGGCCCGCAGGCCAGCAAATAA
- a CDS encoding tetratricopeptide repeat protein, with product MKIPQKLMSHRLNKLLVPQLLLVAFAGAQLVACSSAPTKDDNQVAEQQKKAEIELRAEQMGMSVETVQAFQDAIEELGKPEPDLEKTEGLLKSVVAAEPDFAEAHYNLGVLYSTQNRYDEAVTHIETARSIAPGELSHTVALAQAYAVTEQYTKAQNLLEEVIARQPTNLTAKNNLAVLALKAGDDEKAMEYVRDVLKEDNENVGALNSLGLIYVKRENASLAKYVFTKAIKLAEKKPDPDIHNNLGMVYMAEDEVAQGVKQFEAANKVDPNYLESRLNLGSILIEYLDYERAATQFEEAVRISPNNCVAHLGHAASSFGLGKAEEAQKGFVFYVENCDADHVSSFERLAKLNETKLNNPAKAAEYYEKLMTLVDDEKKKAGYKAMAGFLKNQAEKSDQKEAAPVEDEQAPEDDAQAPEADDADGEQAPAEDAAE from the coding sequence ATGAAGATACCGCAAAAATTGATGAGCCATCGCCTCAATAAACTCCTGGTCCCCCAACTCCTGCTCGTGGCCTTCGCTGGCGCGCAATTGGTCGCGTGCTCAAGCGCCCCGACCAAGGACGACAACCAGGTCGCCGAGCAGCAGAAAAAGGCCGAGATCGAGCTGCGCGCTGAGCAGATGGGCATGAGCGTCGAGACCGTCCAGGCATTTCAGGACGCCATCGAAGAGCTCGGAAAACCCGAGCCCGACCTTGAGAAGACCGAAGGTCTGCTGAAGTCGGTCGTCGCCGCGGAGCCCGACTTCGCCGAGGCGCATTATAACCTTGGCGTGCTTTACTCGACCCAGAACCGCTACGATGAAGCCGTGACGCATATCGAGACCGCGCGCTCAATCGCCCCGGGTGAGCTCAGCCATACGGTCGCCCTCGCCCAGGCCTACGCGGTCACCGAGCAATATACCAAGGCGCAGAACCTGCTCGAAGAGGTCATCGCGCGCCAGCCCACGAACCTGACCGCCAAGAATAACCTGGCCGTCCTCGCGCTTAAAGCCGGCGACGACGAGAAGGCGATGGAATACGTGCGCGACGTGCTTAAAGAGGACAATGAGAACGTCGGGGCGCTCAATTCGCTCGGGCTTATCTACGTCAAACGCGAGAACGCCTCGCTGGCCAAATACGTCTTCACCAAGGCGATTAAGCTCGCCGAGAAGAAGCCCGACCCCGACATCCATAATAACCTCGGCATGGTGTATATGGCCGAGGACGAGGTCGCTCAGGGCGTTAAGCAATTTGAGGCCGCCAATAAGGTGGACCCGAATTACCTGGAGAGTCGTCTGAACCTGGGCTCGATCCTCATCGAGTATCTTGACTATGAGCGCGCCGCAACTCAGTTTGAAGAAGCGGTTCGAATCTCGCCAAATAACTGCGTCGCCCACCTGGGGCACGCGGCGAGTAGCTTTGGCCTGGGTAAGGCCGAGGAGGCTCAGAAGGGGTTTGTCTTCTATGTCGAGAATTGCGACGCCGACCATGTCTCGAGCTTCGAGCGCCTGGCCAAGCTCAACGAGACCAAGCTCAATAACCCCGCCAAAGCCGCGGAGTATTACGAGAAGTTGATGACCCTGGTCGACGACGAGAAGAAGAAGGCCGGCTATAAAGCCATGGCTGGTTTCCTGAAGAATCAGGCGGAGAAATCCGACCAGAAGGAAGCCGCGCCGGTCGAGGACGAGCAAGCACCCGAGGATGACGCTCAAGCACCTGAGGCCGACGACGCCGACGGTGAGCAAGCCCCCGCCGAAGACGCCGCTGAATAA
- a CDS encoding AgmX/PglI C-terminal domain-containing protein — protein MKIVCGSCGAKYSIADEKVQGKVFKIRCKKCSNVIVVKGDAQQENEQPQNSVGDSNQAGAYGAASTASEWYVVVDGNQVGPVSPQEIEGYFSDGSVTGESFAWREGLGDWVALSSLDEFAHLASPAGAVGEDATALMESPLAAGNFDTSGFGDGFGADDDATSLMPASDFRAQLAAKEAEAEAAAQGGYDMGSGFDSGAAYDSPAMDAQQGGFGEAAAGGYDAFGSNADAGYDASGYDAAGGGFDAGGYDAAGAGYDAGGYDAAGGYDAGGGYDAAGGYDAGGGYDAAGGGYDSYDDDSASQGGMFAAFDSGADGADSGYDGFDGVGGDSSAAAAPANDLIGQRNENSVLFSLSSLDQVSAVSGDSPEPAAGGDAGITEGSGLIDIQALASAHKSMKNTGAAGAAGPGAGAEDPFGAGTMSMPALMPMGSHKSNKGLIIGLALLGVVLIVGFGVVGYMLMNKDEPQPTERIIERVVERAVPADDSAAAKQEAEAAQAAAAAAKAAEDSEKDDEGAVAAAGSDEEKSEKAAPKKAETKPSSKQAASNTKSSPAPAPKPSSRPAKKKDDDIFALLDKKKDDKPAAAPKQAAPKKDVPEKLSRSMVKNTISKYNGRVQTCSSNNNKNKLTGTVMVKFNIQESGRVSSASISTSKFKGTDVGTCVERVVRSMKFPETRSSLPVNYPFVLR, from the coding sequence ATGAAAATCGTTTGCGGAAGTTGTGGTGCGAAGTACTCCATTGCCGACGAAAAGGTCCAGGGCAAAGTCTTTAAAATTCGTTGCAAGAAGTGCAGCAACGTCATCGTCGTAAAGGGGGACGCGCAACAAGAAAACGAACAGCCACAGAATTCTGTCGGGGATTCCAATCAGGCGGGTGCTTACGGCGCTGCGTCGACGGCATCGGAATGGTATGTCGTCGTTGATGGGAACCAGGTGGGACCGGTGTCTCCTCAGGAGATCGAAGGCTATTTCAGCGACGGCAGCGTGACCGGCGAGAGTTTCGCCTGGCGCGAAGGTCTTGGCGATTGGGTCGCGTTGAGCTCGCTGGATGAGTTCGCCCACCTGGCCTCCCCCGCTGGCGCGGTCGGTGAGGACGCGACCGCGCTGATGGAGAGTCCATTGGCTGCGGGCAACTTCGACACCTCGGGCTTCGGTGATGGCTTCGGGGCCGACGACGACGCGACTTCGCTTATGCCGGCTTCGGACTTTCGCGCGCAACTCGCCGCGAAAGAAGCCGAGGCCGAAGCGGCCGCTCAGGGCGGCTATGACATGGGCTCCGGGTTCGACTCGGGCGCAGCCTATGACTCGCCTGCGATGGACGCCCAGCAGGGTGGCTTCGGCGAGGCAGCCGCGGGCGGGTATGACGCCTTCGGAAGCAACGCGGACGCGGGCTACGACGCGAGTGGTTATGACGCGGCTGGCGGTGGCTTCGACGCGGGTGGCTACGACGCCGCCGGCGCCGGGTACGACGCGGGTGGCTATGACGCCGCGGGTGGCTACGATGCGGGTGGCGGATACGACGCCGCCGGTGGCTATGATGCGGGCGGCGGATACGACGCCGCCGGCGGTGGTTATGATTCCTACGACGACGATTCCGCGAGTCAGGGTGGCATGTTCGCTGCCTTCGACTCGGGCGCCGACGGGGCGGACTCCGGTTATGACGGGTTTGACGGAGTTGGCGGCGATAGTTCAGCCGCAGCCGCGCCGGCCAATGATCTTATCGGTCAGCGAAACGAAAACTCGGTGCTCTTTAGCTTGAGCAGCCTTGACCAGGTCAGCGCCGTCTCCGGCGATTCACCCGAACCCGCCGCCGGCGGTGACGCGGGGATCACAGAAGGCTCGGGTCTGATCGATATTCAAGCCCTCGCCTCGGCTCATAAGTCGATGAAGAACACCGGCGCCGCGGGCGCGGCAGGCCCGGGCGCAGGAGCCGAAGACCCCTTCGGCGCGGGCACCATGAGCATGCCCGCCCTGATGCCGATGGGCAGCCACAAGAGCAATAAAGGTCTGATTATTGGCCTCGCGCTCCTGGGCGTCGTGCTTATCGTCGGCTTCGGTGTCGTCGGTTATATGCTGATGAATAAAGATGAGCCGCAACCGACCGAGCGTATTATCGAGCGCGTGGTCGAGCGTGCCGTCCCGGCGGATGACTCCGCCGCGGCCAAGCAGGAAGCCGAAGCAGCTCAGGCCGCAGCTGCCGCTGCGAAGGCTGCCGAGGACTCCGAGAAGGACGACGAGGGCGCCGTCGCCGCTGCAGGGTCGGACGAAGAGAAGTCCGAGAAGGCAGCGCCTAAGAAGGCGGAGACGAAGCCTTCTTCGAAGCAAGCGGCTTCCAACACGAAGTCCAGCCCGGCGCCGGCTCCCAAGCCTTCGAGCCGACCCGCGAAGAAAAAGGACGACGATATCTTCGCGCTGCTGGACAAAAAGAAGGACGACAAGCCCGCTGCCGCACCCAAGCAAGCCGCTCCGAAAAAGGACGTCCCGGAGAAGTTGAGCCGTTCGATGGTCAAGAATACCATCAGCAAATATAACGGTCGGGTTCAGACCTGTTCGAGCAATAATAACAAGAACAAATTGACCGGCACCGTGATGGTCAAGTTCAACATTCAGGAGTCCGGCCGCGTCAGCTCCGCGTCCATCTCGACCTCGAAGTTCAAAGGCACCGACGTCGGTACCTGCGTCGAGCGAGTGGTCCGCAGCATGAAGTTCCCGGAGACGCGCTCCTCCCTGCCGGTTAATTATCCCTTCGTCTTAAGATAA